Proteins from one Drosophila gunungcola strain Sukarami chromosome 2R unlocalized genomic scaffold, Dgunungcola_SK_2 000012F, whole genome shotgun sequence genomic window:
- the LOC128255734 gene encoding elongation of very long chain fatty acids protein F, translating to MLGFLHIPQADPNPIPLAGSPWPILLILVVYLLFVLKLGKIFMKNRKAYDLKTVLKVYNIFQVLYNGIYFGMVFYYLFIVRICNLHCMESFPQGHERKQIERLLHAAYLINKVLDLMDTVFFVLRKSYKQVTFLHIYHHVFMSFGSYVLTRYYGTGGHFNAVGLLNSLVHTVMYFYYYLSSEYPQVKSNIWWKKYITLTQLCQFLMLLSYATYVRFFSANCGVPHGLLYLNMLQGLVFIYLFGNFYIQAYLRPPKHLPKAKQS from the exons ATGCTCGGATTTTTGCACATTCCTCAGGCAG ATCCGAACCCCATACCACTGGCTGGATCACCATGGCCAATTCTACTGATTTTGGTGGTTTATCTACTGTTTGTGCTCAAACTGGGGAAAATCTTTATGAAGAATCGGAAGGCATATGATTTGAAGACAGTGTTAAAGGTCTACAACATATTTCAGGTGCTTTATAACGGCATCTACTTTGGAATG GTCTTCTACTATCTGTTCATCGTCCGTATATGCAATTTACACTGCATGGAGAGTTTTCCCCAGGGTCATGAACGCAAGCAGATAGAACGTTTGTTGCATGCCGCATACCTGATCAACAAAGTGCTTGATCTGATGGACACCGTGTTTTTTGTGCTGCGAAAGAGCTATAAGCAAGTCACCTTCCTGCATATATATCACCATGTGTTCATGTCCTTTGGAAGTTACGTTCTGACCCGATATTATGGCACTGGCGGACACTTTAATGCCGTTGGACTTCTTAACTCCTTGGTGCACACGGTCATGTACTTCTACTACTATTTGTCCTCGGAGTATCCCCAAGTGAAGTCCAATATTTGGTGGAAGAAATACATAACATTGACCCAGCTCTGCCAGTTCCTCATGCTCCTCAGCTACGCCACTTACGTGCGATTCTTCTCGGCGAATTGTGGTGTTCCTCACGGTCTCCTGTATCTGAACATGCTACAGGGCTTAGTCTTCATATATCTGTTCGGAAATTTCTATATCCAGGCCTATCTGCGACCACCAAAGCACTTACCAAAGGCAAAGCAATCGTAG
- the LOC128255735 gene encoding elongation of very long chain fatty acids protein F, giving the protein MNSSLLDVFRGFPADPVHLPLLGTPIPSIMIVLGYLLLVFKVGPDFMESRKPYNVRNAMLVYNLCQVVMNLIVFLKGSEYLFVTKPYNFYCMTTLPLDHPDKQVDRLFTYFFFLIKVTDLMDTVFFVLRKSYKQITVLHVFHHAVMVLGVPLTYYFYGAGGQYNLMGYINSFVHMVMYSYYFASAWHPQVKRQLWWKKYITKLQLLQFVILFAQGILTISLNPGCSFPWYLQFVQLALSTTMIVMFGNFYYQTYVKAKSKQQ; this is encoded by the exons ATGAACTCATCGCTTTTGGATGTTTTCCGGGGATTTCCGGCAG ATCCCGTGCATCTGCCCCTGCTTGGCACACCAATACCGTCGATTATGATTGTTCTGGGTTATTTGTTGCTGGTTTTTAAAGTGGGTCCCGATTTTATGGAGTCCCGAAAACCTTACAATGTGCGAAACGCCATGTTGGTCTATAATCTCTGTCAGGTTGTGATGAATcttattgtgtttttaaag GGGTCTGAATATCTTTTTGTGACAAAACCTTATAACTTTTACTGCATGACCACACTCCCGCTGGATCATCCAGACAAACAAGTCGATCGTTTGTTTACCTACTTTTTCTTCCTCATCAAGGTCACTGACCTGATGGACACGGTGTTCTTTGTGCTGAGGAAGAGCTACAAGCAAATCACCGTGTTGCACGTTTTCCATCATGCAGTGATGGTTTTGGGTGTGCCCCTTACCTACTATTTCTACGGTGCCGGAGGACAATACAACCTGATGGGTTACATAAACTCATTTGTGCACATGGTCATGTACTCCTACTACTTTGCCTCTGCCTGGCATCCACAAGTCAAGAGGCAATTGTGGTGGAAAAAATACATTACCAAGCTGCAGCTCCTGCAGTTCGTGATCCTCTTCGCCCAAGGTATACTGACAATTTCGCTGAATCCCGGCTGCTCCTTTCCCTGGTACCTACAGTTCGTCCAGTTGGCGCTCTCCACAACCATGATTGTCATGTTCGGCAACTTTTACTATCAAACGTATGTCAAAGCCAAGAGCAAACAGCAATGA
- the LOC128255723 gene encoding uncharacterized protein LOC128255723: MTAAKRRAGSSSSNSSGSSSSSSSSSSNGNEQQSLQQQQQHGQQQQQQHQQHQQQHQQAQPHEYQQLLQHPHHHHHQHYSTNGNSGNSNGSNPQQYHQRQQQHQATLRDCSVKLPLDILWLPKSAMRPAGPDASPTDCILVVGVSRPKLAVVFLTVMLISLFLTFHVLYDSAVYNIQAAQAVHERHRLSLAASASSLASSSSSSSGFSSSSTGAASPNHLPVFVKPIPSSNQLSHPMVFPSSRVHFPKTSRRLPQALIIGVRKCGTRALLEMLYLHPRIQKAGGEVHFFDRDENYLKGLEWYRKKMPHSFRGQITIEKSPSYFVSPEVPERVRAMNASIKLLLIVREPVTRAISDYTQLRSHAATAILPLAEKDPPTPRESSGGGAGGATATATANAAAKMPSQSQLYAKLQSARGYDNALVGGSGAGAKETKGSSSSARRQLAGGGGAAMTTTTLSPMASAAQMAAKSFEELAIFPNGTVNEAYRPLSISMYHVHLHRWLEVFPREQLLVVNGDRLIEDPVSQLKRIEAFLGIEHRVNSEHFYFNETKGFYCLRYDNGDRCLRETKGRKHPHVDPVVVSRLRKFFAEYNQRFYELVGEDLGWPEE, encoded by the exons ATGACTGCCGCCAAAAGACGTgcgggcagcagcagcagcaatagcagcggcagcagcagcagcagcagcagcagcagcagcaatggcAACGAGCAGCAGTccctgcagcaacagcagcagcacggccagcagcagcagcagcagcatcagcagcatcagcagcaacatcagcaggcCCAGCCACACGAGTACCAACAGTTGTTGCAACACCcgcaccatcaccaccaccaacacTACAGCACCAACGgcaacagcggcaacagcaacggcagcaatcCACAGCAATACCACCAgagacagcagcaacaccaggcGACATTGCGCGATTGCTCCGTCAAATTGCCGCTGGATATCCT ATGGCTACCGAAATCGGCGATGCGACCGGCGGGTCCTGATGCCTCGCCCACCGACTGCATCCTGGTGGTGGGCGTATCCCGTCCGAAACTGGCCGTCGTCTTCCTCACGGTCATGTTGATCTCGCTGTTCCTCACCTTCCATGTCCTCTACGATAGTGCCGTGTACAATATCCAAGCGGCACAGGCGGTCCACGAACGGCATCGCCTCTCCTTGGCCGCCTCCGCCTCGTCATtggcctcctcctcgtcgtctaGTTCCggcttctcctcctcctccaccggCGCCGCTTCCCCCAATCATCTGCCCGTTTTCGTAAAGCCCATACCCAGTTCCAATCAGCTAAGCCATCCCATGGTATTTCCCTCCAGTCGCGTGCACTTTCCCAAAACCAGCCGTCGACTGCCACAG GCGCTCATCATCGGCGTGCGAAAGTGTGGAACGCGGGCGCTGCTGGAGATGCTCTACCTGCACCCACGGATACAGAAGGCCGGAGGCGAGGTGCACTTCTTTGACCGGGACGAGAACTACCTGAAGGGCCTGGAATGGTATCGCAAGAAGATGCCGCACTCGTTCCGGGGCCAGATAACCATCGAGAAGAGTCCCAGCTACTTTGTGTCGCCAGAG GTACCGGAACGAGTGCGGGCCATGAACGCGAGCATCAAGCTGCTGCTGATTGTGCGGGAGCCAGTGACCCGGGCCATTTCGGACTACACGCAGCTGCGTAGCCATGCGGCCACCGCCATCCTGCCGCTGGCCGAGAAGGACCCGCCCACACCCAGGGAGAGTTCCGGGGGAGGAGCAGGAGgggccaccgccaccgccaccgccaacGCAGCTGCCAAGATGCCGTCACAATCGCAGCTGTATGCCAAACTGCAGTCGGCCCGTGGCTATGACAATGCCCTCGTGGGTGGCAGTGGGGCGGGCGCCAAGGAAACCAAAGGATCTTCTTCTTCGGCCAGAAGACAGCTGGCGGGAGGCGGAGGAGCTGCGATGACCACGACGACACTGTCGCCAATGGCAAGCGCCGCCCAAATGGCTGCCAA GTCCTTTGAGGAGCTGGCCATATTTCCCAATGGCACCGTTAACGAGGCTTATCGACCGCTCAGCATCTCCATGTACCATGTCCACCTGCACCGCTGGCTGGAGGTCTTTCCGCGGGAACAACTGCTGGTCGTCAACGGCGACCGCCTCATCGAGGATCCCGTTTCTCAACTGAAACGCATCGAGGCCTTCTTGG GCATCGAGCATCGGGTGAACAGCGAGCACTTCTACTTCAACGAGACCAAGGGATTCTACTGCCTGCGCTACGACAACGGCGATCGCTGTTTGAGGGAGACCAAGGGTCGGAAGCATCCCCATGTGGATCCCGTGGTGGTCTCCAGATTGCGAAAGTTCTTCGCCGAGTACAATCAACGCTTCTACGAGCTGGTGGGCGAGGACCTCGGCTGGCCGGAGGAATAA